In the genome of Halobacterium noricense, one region contains:
- a CDS encoding IS6 family transposase has protein sequence MPENTRLNGNINQIDLEFVEREATPQLLMKLSIQLHLAGLSLSNTVSILEIFGVNRARSTVHNWVHKADLQPESGRNPDHVAVDETVIRLNNEQYWLYAAVDPDTNKLLHTKLEPTRTNVIARSFFAQLREKHDVDDAVFLVDGAPPLKDACNRHGLRFQYEKHGNRNAVERVFREIKRRTSSFSNCFSNADAATADDWLRSFSFAWNQLI, from the coding sequence ATGCCCGAAAACACCCGCCTCAACGGGAATATCAACCAGATCGACTTAGAGTTTGTTGAACGAGAAGCGACACCGCAGTTGCTGATGAAGCTCAGTATTCAGCTCCATCTTGCTGGACTCTCGCTTTCGAATACTGTCTCAATTCTTGAGATATTTGGTGTCAATCGAGCTCGATCCACCGTTCATAATTGGGTGCACAAGGCCGACCTACAGCCCGAGTCTGGACGGAATCCGGATCACGTCGCGGTTGACGAAACCGTGATCCGACTCAATAACGAGCAATACTGGCTGTACGCTGCTGTCGATCCCGACACAAACAAATTACTCCATACAAAGCTTGAACCGACGCGTACGAACGTGATTGCTCGCTCGTTTTTCGCACAGCTCCGGGAGAAACACGACGTCGATGATGCCGTGTTTCTCGTTGATGGCGCACCCCCGCTGAAAGACGCCTGCAACCGACACGGCCTCCGATTCCAGTATGAAAAACATGGGAATCGGAATGCTGTCGAACGTGTCTTTCGAGAGATAAAACGACGAACCTCATCGTTCTCAAACTGTTTCAGCAACGCCGACGCAGCCACCGCCGACGATTGGCTCAGATCCTTCAGCTTCGCATGGAATCAGCTTATCTGA
- a CDS encoding 30S ribosomal protein S15, whose amino-acid sequence MARMHTRRRGSSGSDRPAADEPPEWSDVDEDAIEDRVVELAEQGHDPSQIGMKLRDEGVQGTPIPDVKLATGKKVTEILEENDAKSDLPEDFRNLLEQAIRLREHVQENGQDHQNKRALQNTESKIRRLANYYRGDELDEDFKYSYENAVELLE is encoded by the coding sequence ATGGCACGAATGCACACGCGCCGCCGTGGGTCGTCCGGTTCGGACCGCCCGGCGGCAGACGAACCACCGGAGTGGAGCGACGTAGACGAAGACGCAATCGAGGACCGCGTGGTGGAGCTCGCCGAGCAGGGGCACGACCCCTCGCAGATTGGCATGAAGCTCCGCGACGAGGGCGTGCAGGGCACGCCGATTCCGGACGTCAAGCTGGCGACCGGGAAGAAGGTCACCGAGATTCTCGAAGAGAACGACGCCAAGTCCGACCTGCCCGAGGACTTCCGCAACCTCCTCGAGCAGGCGATTCGGCTGCGCGAGCACGTTCAGGAGAACGGACAGGACCACCAGAACAAGCGCGCGCTCCAGAACACGGAGTCCAAAATCCGTCGGCTCGCCAACTACTACCGCGGCGACGAGCTCGACGAGGACTTCAAGTACTCCTACGAGAACGCGGTCGAACTGCTCGAATAG
- a CDS encoding KEOPS complex subunit Pcc1 has product MTRHATMTTAVPDPELVAAAVRPDNTAEMDTRVTEDAVVTRIERDDTGGLQSTVDDYVVNVTVATEVAQHANRHTTNES; this is encoded by the coding sequence ATGACGCGGCACGCGACGATGACGACCGCGGTACCGGACCCGGAACTGGTCGCAGCCGCCGTCCGCCCCGACAACACCGCCGAGATGGACACGCGAGTCACGGAGGACGCCGTCGTCACGCGCATCGAGCGAGACGACACCGGCGGCCTCCAGTCGACCGTCGACGACTACGTCGTGAACGTCACGGTGGCGACCGAAGTCGCACAGCACGCAAACCGACACACGACAAACGAATCATGA
- a CDS encoding 30S ribosomal protein S3ae: MSERSVSKQSQEKRWYTVLAPEEFDRQELGETPAEEPEQVYDRTIETTLDELVNGGENNVKLTFQVTDVGSDTASTEFVKHELTRDYKRSLVRRGSSKIGVTITVLTTDDYRVKIQPVAYTTKQADQSQQKAIRRTMIDLVEEAGEERTFEALLDSITEGRLSSAIYDEANTIYPLRRVEVQKATLEAPPEEVHEEEETAVGVEDEA, encoded by the coding sequence ATGAGCGAACGTTCCGTATCAAAGCAGAGTCAGGAGAAACGGTGGTACACCGTGCTCGCGCCGGAGGAGTTCGACCGGCAGGAGCTCGGCGAGACGCCCGCCGAAGAGCCAGAACAGGTCTACGACCGAACCATCGAGACGACACTCGACGAACTCGTCAACGGCGGCGAGAACAACGTCAAGCTCACCTTTCAGGTGACCGACGTCGGGAGCGACACCGCGTCCACGGAGTTCGTGAAGCACGAACTCACGCGGGACTACAAGCGTAGTCTCGTGCGCCGCGGGTCGTCGAAGATTGGCGTGACCATCACGGTCCTCACGACGGACGACTACCGCGTGAAGATTCAGCCGGTCGCGTACACGACGAAGCAGGCCGACCAGAGCCAGCAGAAGGCCATCCGCCGCACGATGATCGACCTCGTCGAGGAAGCCGGCGAGGAGCGCACGTTCGAAGCGCTCCTCGACTCCATCACGGAGGGTCGGCTCTCCTCGGCCATCTACGACGAAGCGAACACGATCTACCCGCTTCGCCGTGTGGAAGTCCAGAAGGCGACGCTCGAAGCGCCGCCCGAGGAAGTCCACGAGGAAGAGGAGACGGCCGTCGGCGTCGAAGACGAAGCCTAA
- a CDS encoding plastocyanin/azurin family copper-binding protein, translating into MQRRAFLAAAGAGVTAALAGCIGPSLSNSEYDVGMQSNAFVPEPAVEGNDVPTFEASVGDTVVWANTGSRNHTVTAYEDGVPEGADYWASGGFESEDAAREAWENSIDGGGIVQPSETYEHTFEVAGDYYYFCIPHEGAGMLGKVVVTE; encoded by the coding sequence ATGCAACGCCGGGCGTTCCTCGCCGCAGCAGGGGCTGGCGTCACCGCGGCGCTGGCCGGCTGTATCGGGCCGTCGCTGTCCAACTCGGAGTACGACGTCGGCATGCAGTCGAACGCGTTCGTCCCCGAGCCCGCCGTCGAGGGGAACGACGTGCCGACGTTCGAGGCGAGCGTCGGCGACACCGTCGTCTGGGCGAACACCGGCTCCCGGAACCACACCGTCACCGCCTACGAGGACGGCGTCCCCGAAGGGGCCGACTACTGGGCCTCTGGCGGCTTCGAGAGCGAGGACGCCGCCCGCGAGGCGTGGGAGAACAGCATCGACGGCGGCGGCATCGTTCAACCGAGCGAGACCTACGAGCACACGTTCGAGGTCGCCGGCGACTACTACTACTTCTGTATTCCCCACGAGGGCGCGGGGATGCTCGGGAAGGTCGTCGTCACCGAGTGA
- a CDS encoding protein sorting system archaetidylserine synthase (This PssA-like phosphatidyltransferase, along with a PssD-like decarboxylase, is required in Haloarchaea for the archaeosortase ArtA to replace the PGF-CTERM sorting signal with a C-terminal lipid anchor.), which translates to MQPRFVGRLGVADAVTAANAALGFVAVVAATVDVALAARLVLLAAIADGLDGVLARRYGGTPAGEHLDSLADVASFSVAPAFLVAVVARNAWSFESAWGLVALAACAVFVAAGVVRLGLYTAYDTGNDHTEGVPTTLAATLLAAGVLAGVGDPRIAVAAISILTVLMVSSITYPDLYSRDALAMGAVQAAAVLAPTLGPRLFPRVLLAWACAYLLLAPRFYWRGEGKRS; encoded by the coding sequence ATGCAACCCCGCTTCGTCGGCCGGTTGGGCGTCGCGGACGCCGTGACCGCGGCGAACGCGGCACTCGGCTTCGTGGCGGTCGTGGCGGCCACCGTCGACGTGGCGCTCGCCGCGCGGCTGGTGTTGCTCGCCGCCATCGCGGACGGGCTCGACGGCGTGCTCGCGCGCAGGTACGGCGGGACGCCGGCCGGCGAACACCTCGACTCGTTGGCGGACGTGGCGTCGTTCAGCGTCGCGCCCGCATTCCTCGTCGCCGTCGTCGCGCGGAACGCGTGGAGCTTCGAGAGCGCGTGGGGGCTCGTCGCGCTCGCCGCGTGCGCGGTGTTCGTCGCCGCGGGCGTCGTCCGTCTCGGCCTCTACACGGCCTACGACACGGGCAACGACCACACGGAGGGCGTGCCGACGACGCTCGCCGCGACCCTGCTGGCTGCGGGCGTGCTCGCTGGCGTCGGCGACCCGCGAATCGCCGTCGCCGCAATCAGTATTCTCACCGTGCTGATGGTGTCGTCGATTACGTACCCCGACCTCTACTCGCGGGACGCGCTCGCGATGGGCGCGGTGCAGGCTGCCGCCGTGCTCGCGCCGACGCTCGGCCCGCGGCTGTTCCCCCGCGTCCTGCTGGCGTGGGCGTGTGCGTACCTCCTACTCGCGCCGCGGTTCTACTGGCGGGGCGAAGGGAAACGCTCATAG
- a CDS encoding HEAT repeat domain-containing protein — protein MSDGDEEPEESADAPAPDVDVETLQERLDDAVDALESAETEAGLDDVEAILDAVESDLEAADLPEPEEEDEEAPAEALESWLSELREDLEAQRGPYAEDVVAAVEDAQSTLESTRWTEQGEQALQTAVSTYLDDAGEALDETFVGGEVADPEALAEELDEVVDAVDAAALDPDENAETIEALTEATDALTAGVEDAQEWDDLSVRQKLRAEGYYEVMGQKRKDFPPEWTALKQWEQRENVEMILLCLEHMGDTEFMERHCLEALKRVASPEALDEIGQRAARRNTLAVEIVGRIGSEDGIEHVVDFVDAEGNPDLRTTALKSLGEIGSEDTTQDVANQLVADNESVRSRAARSLGLIGDTRAIEPLTDVLADDDSDTVRASAAWALVQIGTERALEAAAEYADDRAYIVEQEAEKAADALDADAAEAAA, from the coding sequence ATGAGCGACGGGGACGAGGAACCCGAGGAGTCGGCCGACGCGCCGGCCCCGGACGTGGACGTAGAAACGCTTCAGGAGCGTCTCGACGACGCCGTCGACGCCCTCGAAAGCGCCGAGACGGAGGCCGGACTCGACGACGTCGAAGCGATTCTCGACGCCGTCGAGTCCGACCTCGAAGCGGCGGACCTCCCGGAACCCGAGGAGGAAGACGAGGAGGCCCCCGCCGAGGCACTCGAGTCCTGGCTGTCCGAGCTCCGCGAGGACCTCGAAGCCCAGCGCGGGCCGTACGCCGAGGATGTCGTCGCCGCAGTCGAGGACGCCCAGTCCACGCTGGAGTCGACGCGCTGGACGGAACAGGGCGAACAAGCACTGCAGACGGCCGTGAGCACGTACCTCGACGACGCCGGCGAGGCGCTGGACGAGACGTTCGTCGGCGGCGAAGTCGCCGACCCGGAGGCGCTCGCCGAGGAACTCGACGAGGTCGTCGACGCCGTCGACGCCGCGGCCCTCGACCCCGACGAGAACGCCGAGACAATCGAGGCGCTCACGGAGGCGACCGACGCGCTCACCGCGGGCGTCGAGGACGCCCAGGAGTGGGACGACCTCTCGGTCCGCCAGAAGCTCCGCGCGGAAGGCTACTACGAGGTCATGGGGCAGAAGCGCAAGGACTTCCCGCCGGAGTGGACGGCACTCAAGCAGTGGGAGCAGCGCGAGAACGTCGAGATGATTCTGCTCTGCCTCGAACACATGGGAGACACCGAGTTCATGGAGCGCCACTGCCTGGAGGCGCTCAAGCGCGTCGCCAGCCCGGAAGCACTCGACGAGATCGGCCAGCGCGCCGCGCGCCGGAACACGCTCGCGGTCGAAATCGTCGGCCGCATCGGCAGCGAGGACGGCATCGAACACGTCGTCGACTTCGTGGACGCCGAGGGCAACCCCGACCTCCGCACGACCGCGCTGAAGTCGCTCGGCGAAATCGGCAGCGAAGACACCACCCAGGACGTCGCCAACCAGTTGGTCGCCGACAACGAGAGCGTGCGCAGCCGCGCGGCGCGCTCGCTGGGCCTCATCGGTGACACGCGCGCCATCGAGCCGCTGACGGACGTGCTCGCCGACGACGACAGCGACACGGTGCGCGCGTCCGCGGCGTGGGCGCTCGTCCAAATCGGCACCGAGCGCGCACTCGAAGCCGCCGCCGAGTACGCCGACGACCGCGCGTACATCGTCGAACAGGAAGCCGAGAAGGCCGCCGACGCGCTCGACGCGGACGCCGCCGAAGCCGCCGCGTAA
- a CDS encoding phospholipase D-like domain-containing protein has product MLARLAVAALLASATITAVAPNPASDGDAGEFVSVTFAEPTNTSGWTLADGNDAVRLPNRTLSGTVALSTQPTDARNRTDLRVVGLNGSLALANGGETVELRAGNRTIDDLTYPRAPTAEEWNGSEWTPLGASSFAPFAATNVSVSAFALPDAAGPPIETLESAERRLYLAGYTFTSARATRALTAAAERGVDVRVLVEGSVAGGAPSLEDERLDVLRAAGVDVRVLDGERARYSFHHAKYAVADDRAVVLSENWKPSGTGGHGNRGWGVTVTDSRVADHLAGVFRADTGWADAKPWRAVRENFTIVGGDPATESYPTRFPPVDARADSVRVLVAPDNARSGVRELVASADESLVVEQASLDRNSAFTNWTIDAARRGVQVRVLLSGKWYAHADNRNTTERLNRIAADENLNLDAKLVEPRSRFEKVHVKGAVVDGERALVGSLNWNEHAATENREVVVVVEDDAVADYFGRAFRADWRGGAWRLPVALAVVVAAGAVAAAGCVRRVEFGGDSDVGRDGFWQENGER; this is encoded by the coding sequence GTGCTCGCTCGCCTCGCGGTCGCCGCGCTGCTCGCGTCGGCGACGATTACGGCCGTCGCACCCAACCCCGCCAGCGACGGCGACGCCGGCGAGTTCGTCTCCGTCACGTTTGCCGAGCCGACGAATACCAGTGGTTGGACGCTCGCCGACGGCAACGACGCCGTGCGACTCCCGAACCGCACGCTCTCCGGGACGGTCGCGCTCTCGACGCAGCCCACAGACGCCCGCAACCGAACCGACCTCCGGGTCGTCGGTCTGAACGGTTCGCTCGCGCTCGCGAACGGCGGCGAAACGGTCGAACTCCGCGCGGGGAACCGGACCATCGACGACCTCACGTACCCGCGCGCTCCCACCGCCGAGGAGTGGAATGGAAGCGAGTGGACGCCACTGGGCGCCTCCTCGTTCGCGCCGTTCGCTGCAACGAACGTCTCCGTGTCCGCGTTCGCGCTTCCCGACGCCGCCGGCCCGCCCATCGAGACCCTCGAATCCGCCGAGCGCCGACTCTACCTCGCGGGCTACACGTTCACGTCCGCACGCGCCACTCGCGCGCTCACCGCGGCCGCCGAGCGCGGCGTGGACGTACGCGTACTCGTGGAGGGCAGCGTCGCTGGTGGCGCGCCCAGCCTCGAAGACGAGCGCCTCGACGTGCTCCGTGCTGCGGGCGTCGACGTGCGCGTCCTCGACGGCGAGCGTGCCCGGTACAGCTTCCACCACGCGAAGTACGCTGTCGCCGACGACCGCGCAGTCGTGCTCTCGGAGAACTGGAAGCCCTCGGGAACTGGTGGGCACGGCAACCGCGGCTGGGGCGTCACCGTCACGGATTCACGAGTCGCCGACCACCTCGCGGGCGTATTCCGCGCAGACACCGGCTGGGCGGACGCCAAGCCCTGGCGCGCCGTCCGCGAGAACTTCACCATCGTCGGCGGCGACCCGGCGACCGAGTCGTACCCGACTCGGTTTCCGCCAGTCGACGCGCGAGCCGACAGCGTTCGCGTGCTGGTCGCGCCCGACAACGCGCGCTCCGGGGTTCGGGAGCTCGTCGCGTCCGCCGACGAGTCGCTGGTCGTCGAGCAGGCGAGCCTCGACCGAAACAGCGCCTTCACGAACTGGACAATCGACGCCGCGCGGCGGGGCGTTCAGGTGCGCGTGCTGCTCTCCGGGAAGTGGTACGCTCACGCGGACAACCGGAACACGACGGAGCGCCTGAACCGCATCGCCGCCGATGAGAACCTGAATCTCGATGCGAAGCTCGTCGAGCCGCGGTCGCGCTTCGAGAAAGTGCACGTCAAGGGCGCGGTCGTGGACGGCGAGCGCGCGCTCGTGGGCAGTCTCAATTGGAACGAGCACGCCGCCACCGAGAACCGCGAAGTCGTAGTCGTCGTCGAAGACGACGCGGTCGCGGACTACTTCGGGCGCGCGTTCCGCGCGGACTGGCGCGGCGGCGCGTGGCGGCTCCCGGTCGCACTCGCCGTGGTCGTCGCCGCCGGTGCAGTCGCCGCTGCGGGCTGTGTCAGACGCGTCGAGTTCGGCGGCGACAGCGACGTCGGCCGCGACGGCTTCTGGCAGGAGAACGGGGAGCGGTGA
- a CDS encoding DHH family phosphoesterase yields the protein MTDASSDDGADRPVVVDLHSSCTVQEVEPGEYYHATVNGVVDYGVFVDLSEHVSGLVHESTFDGEQDLDVGGEVVVNLTEVRENGDLSFELASLDDYETVEREHSYDRIDAETVGDHVGETVHVEGEVVQIKQTGGPTIFRVRDETSAVPCTAFEAAGVRAHPVVEVGDLVHVKGDVEEREGTYQVEVTEIDVLEAEGAADVAGRLDAALTERAEPVDVDPLVDWPALEGMLPELRSVARTLRRAVLEGRPIRMRHHADGDGMAASVPVQYALTQFIEDAHQNTDAARHLLKRLPSKAPYYEMEDATRDLNFALEDRARHGQKLPLLLMLDNGSTEEDTPAYKALDNYDIPIVVVDHHHPDPDAVNPLVEEHVNPYLHGEDYRITTGMLCVELARMIYPGLTEELEHVPAVAGLSDRSKADEMTDYLELAREAGYDDQFLQNISEALDYEAYMLRYDPGTQLINDILNVNGDDDRHRELVPFLANRADEDVAEQLDAASPHVEHERVANGANLYRIDVENHAHRFTYPAPGKTTGEIHDEKVEETGEPVITIGYGPDFSVLRSDGVRLDIPTMVEELNEELPGAGVSGGGHLVVGSIRFVPGMREEVLDALIEKMAEAELDEELHTAPKR from the coding sequence ATGACTGACGCTTCCTCCGACGACGGGGCCGACCGCCCGGTCGTCGTCGACCTCCACTCCTCGTGTACCGTGCAGGAGGTCGAACCCGGCGAGTACTACCACGCGACCGTCAACGGCGTCGTCGACTACGGCGTCTTCGTCGACCTCTCCGAGCACGTCTCCGGGCTCGTCCACGAATCCACGTTCGACGGCGAACAGGACCTCGATGTCGGCGGCGAGGTCGTCGTGAATCTCACGGAAGTCCGCGAGAACGGCGACCTGAGCTTCGAACTCGCGTCTCTCGACGACTACGAGACCGTCGAGCGCGAGCACAGCTACGACCGCATCGATGCCGAAACCGTCGGCGACCACGTCGGCGAAACCGTCCACGTCGAGGGCGAGGTCGTCCAAATCAAGCAAACCGGCGGCCCGACCATCTTCCGCGTGCGCGACGAGACCAGCGCCGTCCCGTGTACGGCCTTCGAGGCTGCGGGCGTCCGCGCGCACCCGGTCGTGGAAGTCGGCGACCTCGTGCACGTGAAAGGCGACGTCGAGGAGCGCGAGGGAACCTACCAGGTCGAGGTCACGGAAATCGACGTGCTCGAAGCCGAGGGGGCCGCCGACGTCGCGGGCCGCCTCGACGCCGCGCTCACCGAACGCGCCGAACCCGTCGACGTCGACCCGCTCGTCGACTGGCCGGCCCTCGAAGGAATGTTGCCGGAACTGCGCTCGGTCGCGCGCACGCTCCGCCGCGCGGTCCTCGAAGGCCGCCCGATTCGGATGCGCCACCACGCCGACGGCGACGGCATGGCCGCCAGCGTCCCCGTCCAGTACGCGCTCACGCAGTTCATCGAGGACGCCCACCAGAACACCGACGCCGCGCGCCACCTCCTCAAGCGCCTGCCGAGCAAGGCCCCGTACTACGAGATGGAGGACGCCACCCGCGACCTCAACTTCGCGCTCGAAGACCGCGCGCGCCACGGCCAGAAGCTCCCGCTGCTCCTCATGCTGGACAACGGCAGCACCGAGGAGGACACGCCCGCGTACAAGGCCCTGGACAACTACGACATCCCCATCGTCGTCGTCGACCACCACCACCCCGACCCCGACGCCGTGAATCCGCTCGTCGAGGAGCACGTCAACCCCTACCTCCACGGCGAGGACTACCGCATCACCACGGGGATGCTCTGCGTCGAACTCGCGCGCATGATCTACCCCGGGCTCACCGAGGAACTCGAACACGTCCCCGCGGTCGCGGGGCTCTCGGACCGCTCGAAGGCCGACGAGATGACCGACTACCTCGAACTCGCCCGCGAGGCCGGCTACGACGACCAGTTCCTCCAGAACATCAGCGAGGCGCTGGACTACGAGGCGTACATGCTGCGCTACGACCCCGGCACGCAGCTCATCAACGACATCCTCAACGTGAACGGCGACGACGACCGGCACCGCGAACTCGTACCGTTCCTCGCGAACCGCGCCGACGAGGACGTCGCCGAACAGCTCGACGCGGCGTCCCCGCACGTCGAACACGAGCGCGTCGCGAACGGCGCGAACCTCTACCGCATCGACGTCGAGAACCACGCCCACCGGTTCACGTACCCCGCGCCGGGGAAGACCACGGGCGAAATCCACGACGAGAAGGTTGAGGAGACCGGCGAGCCCGTCATCACCATCGGCTACGGGCCGGACTTCTCCGTGCTTCGCAGCGACGGCGTGCGCCTCGACATCCCGACGATGGTCGAGGAACTCAACGAGGAACTGCCGGGCGCGGGCGTCTCCGGCGGCGGCCACCTCGTCGTCGGCTCTATCCGCTTCGTCCCCGGGATGCGCGAGGAAGTTCTGGACGCCCTCATCGAGAAGATGGCGGAAGCCGAACTCGACGAGGAACTCCACACCGCCCCGAAGCGGTAG
- a CDS encoding Mov34/MPN/PAD-1 family protein, with protein MLFGGRPDVVGIAREALEFAMEAAEDSHPNEYLGLLRGTPATEFDVGPDDGYVVTDVLMVPGTETNPVSATFNSSQVPNDMRNVGSVHSHPNGVLAPSDADRATFGRGDVHIILGAPYDPNSWRAFDNEGEPRTLDVYDVPLPEPESFFDFTQEDIDEEL; from the coding sequence ATGCTGTTCGGTGGGCGTCCCGACGTCGTCGGCATCGCACGGGAAGCCCTGGAGTTCGCGATGGAAGCCGCCGAGGACAGCCACCCCAACGAGTACCTCGGCCTGCTGCGCGGGACGCCCGCCACGGAGTTCGACGTCGGCCCCGACGACGGCTACGTCGTCACGGACGTGTTGATGGTGCCGGGCACGGAGACGAACCCCGTGAGCGCGACGTTCAACTCCAGCCAAGTCCCCAACGACATGCGCAACGTCGGGAGCGTTCACTCCCACCCCAACGGCGTGCTCGCGCCCTCCGACGCCGACCGCGCGACGTTCGGCCGCGGCGACGTCCACATCATCCTCGGCGCGCCCTACGACCCGAACTCGTGGCGCGCGTTCGACAACGAAGGCGAACCGCGCACCCTCGACGTCTACGACGTCCCGCTCCCCGAACCCGAATCGTTTTTCGACTTCACGCAGGAAGACATCGACGAGGAACTGTGA
- a CDS encoding FAD synthase: MRRVVAQGTFDLIHPGHIHYLENAAAMGDELHVIVARRENVTHKEPPVLPNRQRRDVVAALDAVDHARVGHESDIFAPIEDIDPDVIALGYDQHHDADAIEAELADRGVDCEVRRASGREKRYDDELLSTGNIIDRILQQRC; encoded by the coding sequence GTGAGACGAGTCGTCGCGCAGGGGACCTTCGACCTGATTCACCCCGGCCACATTCACTACTTGGAGAACGCTGCCGCGATGGGTGACGAACTGCACGTCATCGTCGCACGCCGCGAGAACGTCACCCACAAGGAACCGCCGGTGCTCCCGAACCGCCAGCGCCGCGACGTCGTCGCCGCCCTCGACGCCGTCGACCACGCCCGCGTCGGCCACGAATCCGACATCTTCGCCCCCATCGAGGACATCGACCCGGACGTCATCGCGCTCGGCTACGACCAACACCACGACGCCGACGCCATCGAAGCCGAACTCGCCGACCGCGGCGTCGACTGCGAAGTCCGCCGCGCGTCGGGTCGCGAGAAGCGCTACGACGACGAACTCCTCTCGACCGGTAACATCATCGACCGGATTCTGCAACAGCGCTGCTAG
- a CDS encoding acyl-CoA dehydrogenase family protein codes for MDFDLPDEHRMIRDTVREFAEAEIEPIAWDIEEEHRFPAEVFEELADLDMMGVPVSEEYGGLGGDQLMYALVAEELGRVSGSIGLSYAAHVSLASKPIELFGTEEQKVRWLRPLAEGEYLGSWALTEPDSGSDASDMDTTAEREGDEYVLDGTKQFITNASVAGSVLVKAVTDPDAGYGGISTFIVDPEEDDGFEVTTEWDKMGLNASPTCEINFDDCRIPADRLLGEEGEGWEQTKKTLDGGRISIAALSTGLAQGAYEAAKEYAVEREQFGQPISEFDAIRNKLVSMHRKTERARLLTHKAATRYDNGESVTQESALAKLDASEAAREVAEDAVQTLGGYGYTTDFAPQRFFRDAKLMEIGEGTSEIQHLVIGRELGL; via the coding sequence ATGGACTTCGACCTTCCCGACGAACACCGGATGATTCGGGATACCGTCAGGGAGTTCGCGGAGGCGGAAATCGAGCCAATTGCGTGGGACATCGAGGAGGAACACCGCTTCCCGGCGGAGGTGTTCGAGGAGCTCGCGGATCTCGACATGATGGGCGTACCCGTCAGCGAGGAGTACGGCGGCCTCGGCGGCGACCAACTGATGTACGCGCTCGTCGCGGAGGAACTCGGCCGGGTCTCGGGCTCCATCGGGCTGTCGTACGCCGCGCACGTCTCGCTGGCGTCGAAGCCTATCGAACTGTTCGGCACAGAGGAGCAGAAGGTGCGGTGGCTGCGCCCGCTCGCGGAAGGCGAGTACCTCGGGTCGTGGGCGCTCACGGAGCCCGACAGCGGCAGCGACGCCAGCGACATGGACACGACCGCCGAGCGCGAGGGCGACGAGTACGTCCTCGACGGCACGAAGCAGTTCATCACGAACGCCTCCGTTGCGGGCAGCGTGCTCGTGAAGGCCGTCACGGACCCGGACGCAGGCTACGGCGGCATCTCCACGTTCATCGTCGACCCCGAGGAGGACGACGGCTTCGAGGTCACGACCGAGTGGGACAAGATGGGGTTGAACGCCTCGCCGACCTGCGAGATCAACTTCGACGACTGCCGGATTCCCGCAGACCGCCTGCTCGGCGAGGAGGGCGAGGGCTGGGAGCAGACGAAGAAGACCCTCGACGGCGGCCGCATCTCCATCGCCGCGCTCTCCACGGGCCTCGCACAGGGGGCCTACGAAGCCGCGAAGGAGTACGCCGTCGAACGCGAGCAGTTCGGCCAGCCCATCTCGGAGTTCGACGCCATCCGGAACAAGCTCGTCTCCATGCACCGGAAGACCGAGCGCGCGCGCCTCCTCACGCACAAGGCCGCGACGCGCTACGACAACGGTGAATCCGTGACCCAAGAATCGGCGCTCGCGAAACTCGACGCCAGCGAGGCCGCCCGCGAGGTCGCCGAGGACGCCGTCCAGACGCTCGGCGGCTACGGCTACACCACGGACTTCGCCCCGCAGCGGTTCTTCCGCGACGCCAAACTCATGGAGATTGGCGAAGGAACGAGCGAGATTCAGCACCTCGTCATCGGCCGCGAACTGGGACTGTAG